One genomic region from Rubinisphaera margarita encodes:
- the hemL gene encoding glutamate-1-semialdehyde 2,1-aminomutase: MKRTASQQQIERARKVIPGGVNSPARAFGAVGGDPVVIDRAQGAYLYDLDGNRYIDYIGSWGPQILGHRHPKVTEAIAAALEKGTSFGAPTAAETDMAEFLCEAVPSLEKVRMVNSGTEATMSAIRVARGYTGRDRIVKFAGCYHGHVDSLLVQAGSGALTLGTPSSPGIPEGCTKDTLSVEYNDCQQLEETFQKYGSEIACVILEPVVGNMGTVVPDQEFLQTLRRLCDDNGTVLIFDEVMTGFRVAFGGAQTLFGITPDLTAMGKIIGGGMPVGAYGGKNEIMSRVSPEGPVYQAGTLSGNPVAMAAGLTTLQLLKELDPYPRLDEAGAKLEAGLKAAAEAAGIPHQLARVGSMMTLFFNDQPVKNYSISSQNDTKRFARFFHGLLDRGIYFPCSQYEALFISAAHTDEDLDATIDAATEVLKEIAD, translated from the coding sequence ATGAAACGTACCGCCAGTCAGCAGCAGATCGAACGGGCCCGCAAAGTCATCCCGGGTGGAGTCAACAGTCCCGCTCGCGCCTTCGGAGCCGTCGGCGGCGATCCCGTAGTCATCGACCGCGCCCAGGGCGCGTACCTGTACGATCTCGATGGCAACCGCTACATCGATTACATCGGCTCCTGGGGGCCGCAGATCCTCGGCCATCGACATCCCAAAGTCACCGAAGCGATCGCCGCTGCTCTGGAGAAGGGGACCAGCTTCGGTGCTCCGACTGCCGCTGAGACCGATATGGCGGAGTTTCTCTGTGAAGCCGTGCCTTCGCTGGAAAAGGTCCGCATGGTCAACTCCGGTACCGAAGCGACGATGTCGGCCATTCGTGTCGCTCGCGGCTACACCGGACGGGATCGCATCGTCAAATTCGCCGGCTGTTATCACGGCCATGTCGACAGCCTGCTCGTTCAGGCCGGCAGCGGAGCACTCACACTCGGCACGCCATCGAGCCCCGGCATTCCTGAAGGCTGCACCAAAGACACGCTCTCGGTTGAGTACAACGACTGCCAGCAGCTCGAAGAGACCTTCCAGAAGTACGGCTCCGAAATCGCCTGTGTGATTCTCGAACCGGTCGTCGGCAACATGGGAACCGTCGTTCCTGATCAGGAGTTTCTGCAGACGCTGCGCCGACTTTGTGACGACAATGGAACGGTTCTGATCTTCGACGAAGTGATGACCGGTTTCCGCGTTGCTTTCGGCGGCGCTCAGACTCTGTTCGGCATCACGCCGGATCTCACCGCGATGGGGAAAATCATCGGCGGCGGCATGCCTGTCGGTGCTTACGGCGGCAAGAACGAAATCATGAGCCGCGTCTCGCCAGAAGGGCCCGTGTATCAGGCCGGGACACTGTCCGGAAATCCCGTTGCTATGGCGGCTGGACTCACGACCCTGCAACTGCTCAAGGAACTCGATCCGTATCCGCGGCTCGATGAGGCGGGCGCGAAACTGGAAGCCGGACTGAAGGCCGCCGCGGAAGCTGCCGGGATCCCGCATCAACTCGCCCGCGTCGGCAGCATGATGACGCTGTTCTTCAACGACCAGCCGGTAAAGAACTATTCGATCTCCAGTCAGAACGACACGAAGCGTTTCGCCCGCTTCTTCCACGGCCTGCTCGACCGGGGCATCTACTTCCCCTGCAGCCAGTACGAAGCCCTCTTCATCTCAGCCGCCCACACGGATGAAGATCTCGACGCCACAATCGACGCCGCGACCGAGGTGCTGAAAGAAATCGCCGACTAA
- a CDS encoding sugar phosphate isomerase/epimerase — translation MLKIATKFAPETPAFELAWRAGFRFAEFYLSADLLENVKKIIANAHDFPFEYVPHFPNKKVTEKTVAAAVELYRQLGCRTMVIHQPMIDQWGATLKTLHPEIRLAVENHYLDEKQIWDWAEKNPGLNLDIEHLWKFTLKDGPREKVIDLVSRILEKYPDKLNHIHLPGYVPGHDEHRPMYCSRELMFEIWNLLHKKKYAHFMVSEINAQYQTLEDLKMDVLLFERWWATRQKS, via the coding sequence ATGCTGAAAATTGCGACCAAGTTCGCCCCGGAAACGCCTGCCTTCGAACTCGCCTGGCGAGCCGGCTTCCGTTTCGCCGAGTTCTACCTGTCGGCCGATCTGCTGGAGAACGTCAAGAAGATCATCGCGAACGCGCACGATTTTCCTTTCGAGTACGTGCCCCACTTCCCCAATAAAAAGGTGACGGAGAAGACCGTGGCTGCAGCGGTTGAACTCTATCGCCAGCTCGGCTGCCGCACGATGGTCATTCACCAGCCGATGATTGACCAGTGGGGAGCGACACTGAAAACTCTGCATCCCGAGATCCGCCTGGCTGTCGAGAATCACTATCTCGATGAGAAGCAGATCTGGGACTGGGCCGAGAAGAACCCCGGGCTGAACCTCGACATCGAACATCTGTGGAAGTTCACACTGAAGGACGGGCCACGAGAAAAGGTGATCGACCTCGTCTCGCGCATTCTCGAGAAGTACCCCGACAAGTTGAATCACATCCACCTGCCCGGTTATGTTCCTGGGCACGACGAACATCGGCCGATGTACTGTTCCCGCGAACTGATGTTCGAGATCTGGAACCTTCTGCACAAGAAGAAGTACGCCCACTTCATGGTGAGCGAAATCAACGCACAGTACCAGACGCTCGAAGACCTGAAGATGGACGTCCTCCTCTTCGAACGCTGGTGGGCCACCCGCCAGAAGTCGTAA
- a CDS encoding lysylphosphatidylglycerol synthase domain-containing protein codes for MRRLAIALLKWSLFIVVMIFVVRYGYRQTQQIDWRSISWSPGWLILAVIVYFLGWIPAAWVWGELMRSAGASIDSYSLLRAHFCGHIGKYVPGKALALVIRAALVREFNIGMGLAAMMATVETLFTMSTGMLLTVVLLPVVLGTASPQLIAEAPPQLAPIFQAPSWQRWLAAGVVVIVAAALIPVFSRLLALAAKKLSGKSSNGSQPPELRLPFKTVLLWGIVIGIGWLLNGLSLGLVLKGIGINPDLTNQPLLWTCAVAGATSLGFWVLFAPGGLGVREAILVGLLQLSPQIDTSIAVLASVLLRLVSFGSEVVFALLLYAVPRRRIIAPEESAE; via the coding sequence ATGCGGCGCCTCGCGATTGCTCTACTGAAGTGGAGCCTGTTCATCGTTGTGATGATCTTCGTGGTCCGCTACGGCTATCGTCAGACGCAGCAAATCGACTGGCGGTCGATCTCGTGGTCGCCGGGCTGGTTGATTCTCGCTGTGATCGTCTACTTCCTCGGGTGGATCCCGGCGGCCTGGGTCTGGGGCGAACTGATGCGCTCGGCCGGGGCCTCGATTGATTCCTATTCGCTGCTCCGGGCTCACTTCTGCGGACACATCGGGAAGTATGTGCCGGGCAAAGCGCTGGCTCTGGTGATTCGAGCCGCCCTGGTTCGCGAGTTCAATATCGGGATGGGTCTGGCCGCGATGATGGCGACTGTCGAAACCCTCTTCACGATGTCGACCGGGATGCTGCTGACCGTGGTTCTGTTGCCGGTCGTACTCGGGACCGCCAGTCCTCAGTTGATTGCCGAAGCGCCGCCGCAACTGGCGCCGATCTTTCAGGCTCCTTCGTGGCAGCGCTGGCTCGCTGCGGGAGTTGTCGTGATTGTTGCCGCGGCTCTGATTCCTGTCTTCTCGAGACTGCTGGCACTGGCGGCAAAGAAGCTCTCGGGAAAATCTTCGAACGGATCTCAACCGCCGGAACTGCGTCTGCCATTCAAGACCGTGCTTCTGTGGGGGATTGTGATCGGCATCGGCTGGCTGCTGAATGGGCTGTCGCTCGGTCTGGTCCTCAAGGGCATCGGCATCAATCCTGATCTCACCAATCAGCCCCTGCTGTGGACCTGTGCGGTCGCGGGGGCAACTTCGCTCGGCTTCTGGGTGCTGTTCGCTCCCGGCGGCCTCGGCGTTCGCGAAGCCATTCTGGTCGGTCTACTCCAGTTGTCTCCGCAGATTGACACCTCAATCGCCGTCCTGGCATCGGTCCTGCTGCGACTGGTCTCTTTCGGTAGCGAAGTCGTGTTCGCTCTGTTGCTGTATGCCGTGCCGCGACGACGAATCATCGCTCCAGAGGAATCGGCAGAGTAG
- a CDS encoding acetolactate synthase, translating into MTPMTARSRGWPCLRQFCVFMENRVGRLHELFQVLERNELRVIAMSVVDSADFSTLRLMVDDADRARELFKLSNFTWFENNVVGVCLPDDPQPMVRVCLALMQAELNIQYTYPLIYRRGGRGAIAISVDDVDIAMQILRDRGLEIITEDDLRDDDHYFC; encoded by the coding sequence ATGACTCCGATGACGGCTCGCAGTCGCGGCTGGCCGTGTCTGCGGCAGTTCTGCGTCTTTATGGAGAACCGCGTCGGGCGTCTGCACGAGTTGTTTCAGGTGCTGGAACGCAATGAACTTCGCGTCATCGCGATGAGCGTGGTCGACTCGGCGGATTTTTCAACCCTCCGCCTGATGGTCGACGATGCCGACCGGGCCCGGGAACTGTTCAAGCTCTCGAATTTCACCTGGTTCGAGAACAATGTCGTCGGCGTCTGCCTGCCGGACGATCCGCAGCCGATGGTTCGCGTCTGCCTGGCTCTGATGCAGGCCGAGCTCAATATTCAGTACACCTATCCTCTGATCTACCGGCGTGGTGGACGCGGAGCGATTGCCATTTCCGTCGATGATGTCGACATCGCCATGCAGATTCTGCGGGATCGCGGTCTGGAGATTATCACGGAAGACGATCTGAGGGACGACGACCATTACTTCTGTTGA
- a CDS encoding (5-formylfuran-3-yl)methyl phosphate synthase translates to MPELLISVRNVPEATSALDGGCSIVDIKEPANGPLGMACVDVIVSIAKHLGSSRLRRLSVALGELDEWPAERPIPALLNSCDYLKVGPGTLEDPAEWEEALRRLRQRFDQAGISRPRWIAALYADRPLLSKAFPQIVSLRNIGYDGLMVDTAEKAGRSLLDSLPVNQLRDLVELCRESAIRIGLAGSLSQGAMESLLKAGVRPDLFGVRSAACGNHDRSGTVQKALVEQLRNVLRPHA, encoded by the coding sequence ATGCCAGAACTGCTAATCAGTGTCCGAAATGTCCCTGAAGCAACTTCCGCACTGGACGGCGGTTGCAGCATCGTGGACATCAAAGAACCGGCGAACGGCCCTCTCGGAATGGCATGCGTTGATGTGATCGTGTCAATCGCGAAACACCTCGGCTCGTCCCGCCTCCGCCGGCTCAGCGTGGCATTGGGAGAGCTTGATGAATGGCCCGCTGAGCGCCCGATCCCTGCATTGCTCAACAGTTGCGATTATCTGAAGGTTGGCCCGGGGACACTTGAGGATCCCGCCGAATGGGAAGAAGCGCTCCGGCGTCTCAGGCAACGTTTTGATCAGGCCGGAATCAGTCGCCCTCGCTGGATTGCCGCACTCTACGCCGATCGTCCATTGCTGTCGAAGGCTTTCCCCCAAATCGTCTCATTGCGGAACATCGGCTACGACGGATTGATGGTGGATACAGCCGAGAAAGCGGGACGGTCCCTGCTCGACAGCCTGCCGGTGAATCAACTCCGGGATCTCGTTGAACTCTGTCGAGAGTCGGCGATTCGCATTGGCCTCGCCGGTTCGCTGTCGCAAGGCGCGATGGAGTCTCTGTTGAAGGCCGGCGTGCGGCCCGATCTGTTCGGAGTGCGGTCGGCCGCGTGCGGCAATCACGATCGTTCCGGGACGGTTCAGAAAGCTCTCGTCGAGCAACTCCGGAACGTCCTGCGGCCGCATGCGTGA
- a CDS encoding outer membrane protein assembly factor BamB family protein, whose amino-acid sequence MPQWSWKTILQQTSFAVLGCSVAVWVVGCAEPPQPATPTEEAGHDDDHGDDHGHDHGHDDDHGHDHDHDGDHGHADDAAPAALAPDALEKMIVPDLTTVPQVSPPADKPAPATTTTPPPAKTSTPAPATTSTPAPATTSTPAPAGTTAAKGMKEEKPAAAETSKADSKPAETAQANGAGAGDWPMWGGDPTRNMVNKISGVSLDFEPALEASEGKNLIFTARLGSQTYGNPVVANGKVLVGTNNGGEYRPQHEGDRGVVLCFDDETGEFLWQLTREKLPQGRVNDWPEQGICSTPCVEGNRVWVITNRCEVMCLDLEGFRDNENDGPYTEEADSEQQDADIIWSYDMIETLGVFPHNLATSSPVIHGDYLYLLTSNGVDEAHLEIPAPRSPSFLCMDKNTGEIIWESNEPFDQILHGQWSSPAVGMINGQAQVYMPGGDGWLYAFDGKSGDIVWKFDLNPKDSRWELGGRGTRNNIVSTPVFFENSVILAVGQDPEHGEGVGHIYRVDATKTGDVSPVTPEGEENPNSAQIWHVGGVDADGSITGRKGDLIFRRTISTAAIHDGLVYAPDLSGFLHCIDFKTGERYWEYDAFAAIWGSPMVADGKVFLGDEDGDLVILQAGKEEKVLAEKLFDSSIYSTATFANGKMYVADRSRLYCFKAK is encoded by the coding sequence ATGCCTCAATGGTCCTGGAAAACCATTTTACAACAGACCTCGTTCGCGGTGCTCGGCTGCTCCGTGGCCGTCTGGGTGGTGGGATGTGCTGAACCTCCCCAACCTGCCACGCCGACGGAAGAAGCGGGTCACGATGATGATCACGGCGACGACCACGGTCATGATCACGGACACGACGACGATCATGGACACGATCACGACCATGACGGTGATCACGGCCATGCCGACGATGCTGCTCCGGCAGCCCTGGCTCCGGACGCTCTCGAGAAGATGATCGTTCCCGATCTGACGACCGTGCCGCAGGTTTCGCCGCCGGCTGACAAGCCAGCCCCGGCTACGACCACGACTCCGCCACCGGCCAAAACGAGCACTCCTGCTCCGGCAACGACCTCAACCCCGGCCCCGGCCACCACGTCGACGCCAGCTCCAGCTGGCACAACAGCCGCAAAAGGAATGAAGGAAGAGAAGCCAGCCGCGGCTGAAACGTCCAAGGCTGACAGCAAGCCGGCGGAAACCGCTCAGGCGAACGGCGCGGGTGCTGGCGACTGGCCGATGTGGGGTGGAGATCCGACCCGCAACATGGTCAACAAGATCTCCGGAGTTTCGCTCGACTTCGAGCCGGCTCTCGAAGCTTCTGAAGGGAAGAACCTGATCTTCACCGCTCGTCTCGGCTCCCAGACCTACGGCAACCCGGTTGTCGCCAATGGCAAAGTGCTGGTCGGAACCAACAACGGTGGGGAATACCGTCCGCAGCACGAAGGGGACCGCGGCGTCGTCCTCTGCTTCGACGACGAAACCGGCGAGTTCCTCTGGCAGTTGACTCGCGAAAAACTGCCTCAGGGCCGTGTGAACGACTGGCCGGAACAGGGCATCTGCTCGACGCCTTGTGTTGAAGGCAACCGCGTCTGGGTCATCACCAATCGCTGCGAAGTGATGTGCCTCGACCTGGAAGGTTTTCGGGACAACGAGAACGATGGTCCGTACACCGAAGAAGCCGACAGCGAACAGCAGGATGCCGACATTATCTGGTCGTACGATATGATCGAAACGCTCGGCGTGTTCCCGCATAACCTGGCAACCAGCTCGCCCGTCATCCATGGCGATTATCTGTATCTGCTGACCTCCAACGGGGTCGATGAGGCTCACCTCGAAATCCCTGCTCCTCGCTCTCCGAGCTTCCTGTGCATGGACAAGAACACCGGTGAGATCATCTGGGAAAGCAACGAACCGTTCGACCAGATTCTCCACGGTCAGTGGTCCTCGCCGGCTGTCGGAATGATCAACGGGCAGGCTCAGGTCTACATGCCTGGTGGAGACGGCTGGCTGTACGCCTTCGATGGCAAGTCGGGCGACATCGTCTGGAAGTTCGACCTCAACCCGAAAGACTCCCGCTGGGAACTGGGTGGACGTGGAACGCGAAACAACATCGTTTCGACGCCGGTCTTCTTTGAGAACAGCGTGATCCTGGCCGTCGGTCAGGATCCGGAACACGGCGAAGGGGTTGGCCACATCTATCGCGTCGATGCGACCAAGACCGGCGACGTCTCTCCCGTCACTCCGGAAGGCGAAGAGAACCCGAACTCGGCTCAGATCTGGCACGTCGGTGGTGTTGATGCCGATGGCTCAATCACCGGCCGCAAGGGCGACCTGATCTTCCGCCGCACGATTTCCACAGCGGCGATCCACGATGGTCTCGTGTATGCTCCGGACCTGAGTGGCTTCCTCCACTGCATCGATTTCAAGACCGGGGAACGCTACTGGGAATACGACGCCTTTGCCGCCATCTGGGGTTCCCCGATGGTTGCAGACGGCAAGGTCTTCCTGGGCGATGAAGACGGCGACCTCGTTATTCTTCAGGCCGGTAAGGAAGAAAAGGTGCTGGCCGAAAAGCTGTTCGATTCGTCGATCTACAGCACGGCGACATTTGCCAACGGCAAGATGTACGTCGCCGACCGGTCCCGCCTGTACTGCTTCAAAGCGAAGTAG
- a CDS encoding lysylphosphatidylglycerol synthase transmembrane domain-containing protein, giving the protein MAVGFSITIACLAWAVRDVDWTEVGRQFSNARYETIPLYLIALAAFYVLKAIRWKWILLPLKDVPARRAAGPMMIGFMGNNVLPARLGELIRVFMLSRQEKIPAAAVFSSVAIERVLDLLAVLSLVGLGMITVQNLPPVFVERFFYIGLVAIAMVVVLILAVIWIERAVRLARWLIEHLPLGSELKHKLTELVVAAAEGTGVLRRGRLLALLMLNSFVQWSLNCVLILISLWSFGVEVPFPATLILLGVLVFAVTIPTSPGFFGAIQVAFVETLKIFDVSANAAFAASIYYHLLQYVVVTAIGFWYLGRSGFSLERLQDEAEHVDEEIEATA; this is encoded by the coding sequence CTGGCGGTTGGGTTCTCCATCACGATCGCCTGTCTGGCGTGGGCGGTGCGAGATGTCGACTGGACGGAAGTCGGACGACAGTTTTCGAACGCCCGTTATGAAACGATCCCTCTTTACCTGATCGCTCTGGCGGCGTTCTATGTGCTCAAGGCGATCCGCTGGAAATGGATCCTGTTGCCGCTCAAGGATGTGCCGGCCCGCCGGGCCGCCGGGCCGATGATGATCGGCTTCATGGGCAACAACGTTCTGCCCGCCCGTCTGGGCGAACTGATCCGCGTGTTCATGCTCAGCAGGCAGGAGAAGATTCCGGCTGCGGCCGTGTTCTCCAGTGTGGCGATTGAACGCGTGCTCGATCTCCTCGCGGTTCTGTCTCTGGTTGGTCTGGGCATGATTACCGTGCAGAACCTTCCCCCAGTCTTTGTGGAGCGCTTCTTCTATATTGGACTTGTCGCGATCGCGATGGTCGTGGTGTTGATTCTGGCCGTGATCTGGATCGAACGAGCCGTCCGACTGGCTCGCTGGCTGATCGAACATTTGCCGCTGGGATCCGAACTTAAGCACAAGCTGACCGAACTTGTCGTCGCGGCGGCGGAAGGAACCGGGGTGTTGCGACGGGGCCGTCTGCTTGCCCTTCTGATGCTGAATTCTTTCGTTCAGTGGAGCCTGAACTGCGTCCTCATCCTGATCTCGCTCTGGAGTTTCGGGGTCGAAGTCCCCTTCCCGGCCACCTTGATTCTGCTGGGCGTGCTTGTATTTGCCGTCACTATTCCGACCTCGCCCGGCTTTTTCGGAGCCATTCAGGTCGCCTTCGTCGAGACGCTGAAGATCTTCGATGTCTCGGCGAACGCGGCCTTTGCGGCTTCGATTTATTACCACCTGCTGCAGTATGTTGTGGTGACCGCGATCGGTTTCTGGTACCTCGGCCGCTCCGGTTTCTCGCTGGAACGCCTTCAGGACGAAGCCGAACATGTTGATGAAGAGATCGAAGCCACCGCCTGA
- a CDS encoding ThuA domain-containing protein produces MRIYKLLGLILSVVLVSATSTSAADKLSVLLVDGQNNHKWEITSPILIDILESTGRFQVDRATSPPKGEDMSAFRPNFADYDVVVSNYNGTLWSEQTRKDFVAYVKNGGGFVSVHAANNSFPEWPEYNQIIGLGGWGGRSEASGPYIRFREGKVVRDESPGRGGSHGSRHEFVVTTFDEDHPIMKGLPSKWMHCEDELYDRLRGPARNLNVLATAYSDPETRGSGEVEPMLMTLEYGDGRVFHTVLGHDTVALSSVGFQVTLQRGTEWAATGKVSMTDVPKNFPSESKCETRSFE; encoded by the coding sequence ATGAGAATCTACAAGTTGCTCGGTCTGATTCTGTCCGTCGTCCTCGTTTCCGCGACTTCCACTTCCGCCGCCGACAAGTTGTCAGTCCTGCTGGTCGATGGCCAGAATAATCACAAGTGGGAAATCACTTCGCCGATCCTGATCGACATTCTGGAGTCCACAGGACGCTTTCAGGTCGATCGGGCGACGTCTCCTCCGAAAGGCGAAGACATGTCCGCCTTCCGGCCCAACTTCGCCGACTACGATGTCGTCGTCTCCAATTACAACGGCACCCTCTGGTCGGAACAGACCCGCAAGGACTTCGTCGCCTACGTGAAGAATGGAGGCGGGTTCGTCTCTGTCCACGCAGCTAACAATTCCTTCCCGGAATGGCCGGAATACAACCAGATCATCGGGCTGGGTGGCTGGGGCGGTCGTTCAGAAGCCTCGGGCCCTTACATCCGCTTCCGCGAGGGCAAGGTCGTTCGCGACGAATCGCCCGGTCGTGGCGGCAGCCACGGATCGCGGCACGAGTTCGTCGTCACCACCTTCGATGAAGACCATCCCATCATGAAAGGGCTGCCTTCGAAATGGATGCACTGCGAAGACGAGCTCTACGATCGGCTGCGCGGACCGGCACGGAATCTGAACGTGCTGGCGACCGCTTATTCCGATCCAGAAACTCGTGGCTCAGGCGAAGTCGAACCAATGCTGATGACACTCGAATACGGAGACGGCCGCGTGTTCCACACCGTCCTCGGACACGATACCGTCGCGCTGAGCAGCGTCGGTTTCCAGGTGACGCTGCAGCGTGGCACCGAATGGGCCGCGACAGGCAAGGTCAGCATGACCGACGTTCCCAAGAACTTCCCCAGCGAATCGAAGTGCGAAACCCGCTCTTTTGAATAG
- the typA gene encoding translational GTPase TypA: MQRSDLRNIAIIAHVDHGKTTLVDSLLKQSGQFRDSQLTQECILDSNDLERERGITILAKNIALSYNGVKINIIDTPGHADFGGEVERVLSMADGALVLVDAFEGPRPQTRFVLSKALEQKLKPLVVINKIDRPDCRPDEVLSFVFDLLVELGADDETLDFPYVYASGRSGFATHDPKDREGTMQPLLDMIIEHIPGPTVEMEEPFQMIATTLSWSKYVGRIATGRIKSGKIKTGEKVVVMRADGKRENATVEQVEVFNNLGRVAVPEATAGDLVALIGLPDPEIGDTIAHPSVTTAMPRIKVDEPTISMTFTINSSPFAGKSGKFVTTRHLRERLHRELQSNVALRVEETDVKECFRVSGRGLLHLSILIEEMRREGYELSVGKPEVIRKEVDGVIHEPFEQLSIDVPTDLVGAVMELITPRRGQMLDMSSGDSGQSHLEFMIPARGLIGLRTRLLNATRGEVVVNHRFDSYRPSEGELPSRANGVLISQDSGKASAYALWKLGERAVMFIPPGTEVYTGMIVGENSRDNDMVVNPIREKKLTNVRASGSDDAILLQPPRDMSLEVALEYIERDEYVEVTPDAIRLRKIGLTEQERKRRPQLVNS; the protein is encoded by the coding sequence ATGCAACGTTCCGACCTCCGCAATATCGCCATCATCGCCCACGTCGACCACGGGAAGACCACGCTCGTCGACAGTCTGCTCAAGCAGTCAGGGCAATTCCGCGACTCCCAGCTGACACAGGAGTGCATTCTCGACTCGAACGATCTGGAGCGTGAACGGGGTATTACCATTCTCGCGAAGAATATCGCCCTCAGCTACAACGGCGTGAAGATCAATATCATCGACACCCCGGGCCACGCCGATTTCGGTGGCGAGGTGGAACGCGTTCTCAGTATGGCCGACGGAGCCCTCGTGCTCGTCGATGCCTTCGAAGGTCCGCGTCCCCAGACTCGCTTCGTGCTCTCCAAGGCTCTCGAGCAGAAACTGAAGCCCCTGGTGGTTATCAACAAGATTGACCGCCCCGACTGTCGCCCCGATGAGGTGCTGTCCTTTGTCTTCGACCTGCTGGTCGAACTGGGAGCCGATGACGAGACGCTCGACTTCCCGTACGTCTACGCCAGTGGCCGCAGCGGCTTCGCCACCCACGATCCGAAAGATCGCGAGGGCACCATGCAGCCGCTGCTCGACATGATTATCGAACACATCCCCGGCCCGACCGTTGAGATGGAAGAGCCGTTCCAGATGATTGCGACGACCCTCAGCTGGTCGAAGTACGTCGGCCGGATCGCCACGGGGCGCATCAAGTCGGGCAAAATCAAGACCGGCGAAAAAGTCGTTGTCATGCGGGCCGATGGCAAGCGGGAAAACGCAACCGTGGAACAGGTCGAGGTCTTCAATAACCTGGGCCGCGTCGCCGTTCCGGAAGCCACCGCGGGCGACCTGGTCGCTCTGATCGGACTGCCGGACCCCGAGATCGGCGATACAATCGCCCATCCGTCGGTTACGACCGCCATGCCGCGGATCAAGGTCGATGAACCCACCATCTCGATGACGTTCACGATCAACAGCTCGCCGTTCGCCGGAAAGTCGGGCAAGTTTGTGACGACTCGCCATTTGCGTGAACGTCTTCACCGCGAACTGCAGTCGAATGTCGCCCTTCGCGTTGAAGAAACGGATGTCAAAGAGTGCTTCCGAGTTTCAGGCCGTGGCTTGCTGCATCTGTCGATCCTGATCGAAGAGATGCGACGGGAAGGCTACGAGCTTTCTGTGGGCAAGCCGGAAGTTATTCGCAAAGAGGTCGACGGCGTTATTCACGAGCCATTCGAACAGCTCTCGATCGATGTTCCGACCGATCTGGTTGGAGCGGTGATGGAACTGATCACGCCGCGTCGCGGACAGATGCTCGACATGAGTTCGGGCGATTCCGGTCAGTCGCATCTGGAGTTCATGATTCCCGCTCGTGGCCTCATCGGCCTGCGAACCCGGTTGCTCAATGCGACCCGTGGGGAAGTTGTGGTCAACCATCGCTTCGATTCGTATCGCCCCAGCGAAGGCGAACTGCCGAGCCGGGCGAACGGCGTACTTATCTCTCAGGATTCAGGCAAGGCTTCGGCTTATGCTCTGTGGAAGCTGGGCGAACGAGCCGTGATGTTCATTCCGCCGGGAACCGAGGTCTACACCGGAATGATTGTCGGGGAGAACTCCCGCGACAACGACATGGTCGTGAACCCGATCCGCGAGAAGAAGCTGACGAACGTCCGGGCGTCCGGTTCGGACGATGCCATCCTGCTGCAGCCGCCCCGCGACATGTCGCTGGAAGTGGCTCTGGAGTACATCGAACGGGATGAATATGTCGAAGTCACGCCGGATGCGATTCGCCTGCGGAAGATCGGCCTGACCGAGCAGGAACGTAAGCGTCGCCCGCAACTGGTCAACTCGTAA